The Romeriopsis navalis LEGE 11480 genome has a window encoding:
- a CDS encoding type II toxin-antitoxin system VapC family toxin, protein MIRYLIDTNILSEPLKPQPNLLVVGHLRQHSDEIAIAATTWHEIRYGCELLPVSKRRDGIETYLKHIQATLPILPYDHVAAAWQATERARLKNQPPAFQDSQIAAVAAVNQLILVTNNVADFVNFHGLTIANWFEAE, encoded by the coding sequence GTGATTCGTTATCTGATTGATACCAATATCCTCTCAGAACCACTCAAACCCCAGCCGAATTTACTTGTCGTCGGGCATCTACGTCAGCATAGTGATGAAATTGCCATCGCCGCAACAACATGGCATGAAATTCGGTATGGCTGTGAGCTGCTACCCGTCTCAAAACGACGTGACGGCATTGAAACTTATCTCAAACATATTCAAGCAACGTTACCAATTCTGCCCTACGATCATGTCGCAGCCGCATGGCAAGCCACAGAACGTGCTCGATTAAAAAATCAGCCACCGGCTTTTCAAGACAGCCAGATTGCTGCCGTTGCTGCCGTCAACCAGTTAATCTTAGTCACGAATAATGTCGCTGATTTCGTCAATTTTCACGGGTTAACGATTGCCAATTGGTTCGAAGCTGAATAG